Proteins encoded in a region of the Bacillus sp. T3 genome:
- a CDS encoding YheE family protein, with protein MITHFQFKPLYQNSQLPGWKFSFYFQKQQFSGIYHQSGTIEWSSVQPDKNYKEQLEKHIHELMLFHVYEN; from the coding sequence ATGATTACACATTTTCAATTTAAACCACTATATCAAAATAGCCAATTACCGGGCTGGAAATTTTCCTTTTATTTTCAAAAACAGCAATTTAGTGGGATTTATCATCAATCTGGTACGATTGAGTGGAGCTCTGTTCAACCAGATAAAAATTATAAAGAGCAATTAGAAAAACATATCCATGAACTAATGCTATTTCATGTTTATGAAAATTGA
- a CDS encoding ABC transporter ATP-binding protein, with protein MVELQLMNVTKRFGNFTAVDDLSLTIPEGEMFGFLGANGAGKTTTFRMILGLLDPNGGKILWGGNAINYESSGRIGYLPEERGLYPKLAVREQLVYLARLKGMPKQEAEQELTKWLERFKIPDYAGKKVEELSKGNQQKIQFIAAVLHKPKLLILDEPFSGLDPVNVELLKSAVLGLKEHGTTIVFSSHRMEHVEEMCEHLCILQNGRPVVHGNLKEIKRAFGKKNIIIHSDVKFDSLASIQGVTKLTNTAEGVRLQVEGEEVADRILKEIVGKGFIRKFELEEPSLNDIFIEKVGASYE; from the coding sequence ATGGTGGAATTACAACTAATGAATGTTACAAAACGCTTTGGGAATTTTACAGCAGTAGACGATTTGTCATTAACGATACCAGAAGGAGAAATGTTTGGATTTTTAGGAGCAAATGGTGCTGGAAAAACGACAACGTTCAGAATGATATTAGGTTTACTTGACCCGAATGGGGGTAAAATTCTTTGGGGTGGTAATGCCATTAATTATGAGTCCAGTGGTAGAATCGGTTACTTGCCAGAAGAAAGAGGTTTATATCCAAAGCTTGCGGTTCGAGAGCAGCTTGTTTATTTAGCTAGATTAAAAGGAATGCCAAAACAGGAAGCGGAACAAGAGTTAACAAAATGGCTTGAACGGTTTAAGATACCAGATTACGCTGGTAAAAAAGTAGAAGAGCTTTCAAAGGGAAATCAACAAAAGATACAGTTTATTGCGGCTGTCTTACACAAACCTAAATTATTAATATTGGACGAACCGTTTAGCGGCTTAGACCCAGTCAACGTTGAATTGCTAAAATCAGCAGTTTTGGGCTTAAAGGAACATGGTACAACAATCGTTTTCTCTAGTCATCGAATGGAGCATGTTGAGGAAATGTGTGAGCATTTATGTATTCTCCAAAACGGCCGACCAGTTGTACATGGCAACCTAAAAGAAATTAAGCGGGCCTTTGGAAAGAAAAACATCATTATCCATTCAGATGTTAAATTTGACTCTTTGGCCTCCATACAAGGAGTAACGAAGCTAACAAACACTGCTGAAGGTGTCAGACTTCAGGTTGAAGGCGAAGAGGTTGCTGATCGAATTTTGAAAGAAATCGTCGGTAAGGGTTTTATCCGTAAGTTTGAATTAGAAGAGCCTTCTTTAAATGATATTTTTATTGAGAAAGTAGGGGCTTCTTATGAATAA
- the ltrA gene encoding group II intron reverse transcriptase/maturase, producing the protein MLMEQVLSRDNLLNAIKRVEKNKGKHGVDEMPVTALRGHIMLNWNELRQSLADGTYIPLPVRRVEIPKPDGKGKRKLGIPTVTDRFIQQAITQVLTKIYDPSFSKCSFGFRPRRRAHDAVILAQSYIEEGYRWVVDIDLEKFFDKVNHDRLMSKLATRIQDKTLLHLIRKYLSSGVMKGGLVSPNLEGTPQGGPLSPLLSNIVLDELDKELERRGHRFVRYADDCNIYVKSKRAGERVMVAMTRFIEGKLKLKVNREKSAVDRPWKRKFLGFSFSSNLKPKVRISPQSIKRFKDKIRKLTSRRKSIAMEVRINKLNEYLVGWVNYYHLADTRSVFAKLEGWLNRRLRMIRWKEWKLPKTKVKKLIELGVPKGKAYEWGNTRKAYWRISKSPILQKTLRNTYWHSLGLKSITARYDSQRLT; encoded by the coding sequence ATGTTAATGGAACAAGTCCTGTCACGGGATAATCTACTTAACGCTATTAAAAGAGTAGAAAAGAATAAAGGGAAACATGGAGTTGACGAAATGCCCGTCACGGCTCTACGCGGACATATCATGCTTAACTGGAATGAACTGCGTCAATCCCTAGCAGATGGGACCTATATTCCTCTCCCAGTCCGTCGAGTCGAAATCCCGAAACCAGATGGCAAAGGAAAAAGGAAATTAGGAATCCCAACCGTGACAGACCGTTTCATTCAACAGGCAATCACCCAAGTGCTAACCAAAATATATGACCCAAGTTTCTCAAAATGTAGCTTTGGATTTCGTCCTAGGAGGCGAGCCCATGATGCAGTAATTTTGGCCCAAAGTTATATAGAGGAAGGATATCGATGGGTTGTAGACATCGACCTTGAAAAATTCTTTGATAAAGTTAATCACGATAGATTAATGAGTAAATTAGCTACTAGAATTCAAGACAAAACTTTACTCCATTTGATACGGAAATATTTATCCTCGGGTGTAATGAAAGGCGGACTTGTCAGTCCTAATCTTGAAGGAACTCCGCAAGGAGGGCCGCTAAGCCCCTTGCTTTCTAATATCGTCTTGGATGAATTGGATAAAGAACTCGAGCGAAGAGGACATAGATTCGTTCGATACGCAGATGACTGTAATATTTACGTCAAATCCAAACGTGCAGGAGAGAGAGTAATGGTTGCGATGACTCGGTTTATTGAAGGGAAACTTAAGTTGAAAGTTAACAGGGAAAAAAGTGCTGTTGACCGACCTTGGAAAAGGAAGTTTCTTGGATTTAGCTTTTCAAGCAACTTAAAACCGAAGGTTAGGATTTCACCACAGTCTATTAAGCGATTTAAGGATAAAATCAGGAAGCTAACGAGTAGACGTAAATCAATCGCAATGGAAGTAAGGATCAATAAGCTTAATGAATATCTGGTTGGTTGGGTTAACTATTATCACCTTGCGGATACACGCTCCGTATTTGCAAAACTAGAAGGATGGTTAAACCGAAGGTTAAGGATGATTCGATGGAAAGAATGGAAACTCCCAAAAACTAAGGTAAAGAAGCTTATCGAACTGGGAGTACCAAAAGGGAAAGCATATGAATGGGGAAATACGAGAAAGGCTTACTGGAGAATATCTAAAAGCCCTATCCTACAGAAAACACTAAGGAATACCTATTGGCATTCCTTAGGATTAAAAAGTATTACTGCAAGATATGACTCACAGCGTTTGACTTAA
- a CDS encoding enoyl-CoA hydratase, whose translation MKEISISDDIDIVVLTGNGNVFSAGGDIKTMLKDISENDFLSVMETISELIITLYCLPKVTISAIKGAAAGLGMSLALATDYIMAEKSSKIAMNFIKLGLIPDGGAHFFLEKLVGESQAKQIIWKGETMTAQQAFELSLINEVVDGELHTALANKLEDWLAQPIQAMIKTKKIFAEHNRPQLLKVLELEKIAQIKMWETEDHKEGILAFLEKRQPKFTWKIKKQRAWALCFFC comes from the coding sequence TTGAAAGAAATTAGTATTTCAGATGATATTGATATTGTTGTTCTAACTGGTAATGGCAATGTTTTCTCAGCTGGCGGCGATATCAAGACAATGCTTAAGGATATTAGTGAAAACGATTTCCTATCAGTAATGGAAACAATAAGCGAATTAATTATTACCTTATATTGTTTGCCAAAGGTAACGATTTCGGCTATTAAAGGAGCAGCGGCTGGCCTGGGGATGAGCTTGGCGCTTGCAACAGATTATATTATGGCAGAAAAATCTAGTAAAATAGCAATGAATTTTATTAAATTAGGTCTAATACCAGACGGTGGAGCTCACTTTTTCCTTGAAAAGCTAGTTGGGGAGTCTCAAGCGAAACAAATTATTTGGAAAGGCGAGACGATGACAGCCCAGCAGGCATTTGAACTTAGCCTGATTAATGAAGTGGTAGATGGCGAGTTACATACTGCTTTGGCAAATAAGCTGGAAGATTGGTTAGCACAACCGATTCAAGCGATGATCAAAACGAAAAAAATATTCGCCGAACATAACCGTCCACAATTATTAAAGGTGCTTGAGCTTGAGAAAATCGCTCAGATTAAAATGTGGGAAACAGAGGACCATAAGGAAGGAATACTAGCCTTCTTGGAAAAGCGTCAACCTAAATTTACCTGGAAGATAAAAAAGCAAAGAGCTTGGGCTCTTTGCTTTTTTTGTTGA
- a CDS encoding sporulation YhaL family protein, translating into MTIPVWVYFVVAGILMSAIMTIKTGRADRKLEQEMIEREGNIYMERLEKEKELRKQDIGSVG; encoded by the coding sequence ATGACCATACCTGTTTGGGTGTATTTTGTTGTAGCTGGTATTTTGATGAGTGCTATCATGACAATTAAAACAGGAAGAGCAGATCGAAAGCTTGAACAGGAAATGATTGAACGAGAAGGTAATATTTATATGGAACGACTCGAAAAGGAAAAAGAACTGCGTAAACAAGACATTGGGTCTGTAGGATAA
- a CDS encoding YjcZ family sporulation protein: MGAGYGGGFALIVVLFILLIIVGAAWL, encoded by the coding sequence ATGGGTGCAGGTTACGGTGGCGGCTTCGCGTTAATCGTTGTGTTGTTCATTTTATTAATCATTGTTGGCGCAGCTTGGCTTTAA
- a CDS encoding YhzD family protein, producing the protein MLAYKLTAFDPNGHKLIDETFEANNDSEAKIQGEQLLKEKNLLEKTHRCTSPSGKLILFHP; encoded by the coding sequence TTGCTAGCTTATAAGCTTACTGCGTTTGACCCTAATGGTCATAAACTGATCGATGAAACCTTTGAAGCAAACAATGATTCAGAGGCAAAGATTCAAGGGGAGCAGCTTCTCAAGGAGAAAAACTTATTAGAAAAAACACATCGTTGTACATCACCCTCTGGAAAGCTTATACTTTTTCACCCTTAA
- a CDS encoding DNA repair exonuclease, with protein sequence MKKMTFIHAADLHLDSPMLGLRHLPQTIFQRLKESTFRSFSKIIDAAIQHEVDFIILAGDLFDGEDRSIRAQTRFRKQIERLAQYQIQVFIVHGNHDHLSGKWANIPLPTNAYVFSSKIERQMFINKEKVTAALYGFSYSHRHVTERRIDDYNKQGEADFHIGILHGNFEGSSEHGNYAPFTLADLYEKEFDYWALGHIHKRTELSEEPPIIYPGNIQGRHRKETGEKGCYLVTMSETDKNLEFIPTSDCVWQEIEVDGSSAQTISDLYQLCLKEIDSIRREGIGTLLTMKLVGVKLSAQENDHLSSGELLESLQGEEEDERSFVWLVDLLIEENQNYDRLQLMKQADFFEELFQAVDTYEYFDESLAPLYQHNTVRKYISRLQQDELNQLVCEAESLLVKLLKKE encoded by the coding sequence ATGAAAAAAATGACCTTTATACATGCGGCAGATCTTCATTTAGACAGCCCAATGCTTGGTTTAAGGCACTTACCTCAAACCATTTTCCAAAGACTTAAAGAAAGCACGTTTAGATCATTTTCAAAAATAATAGATGCAGCCATTCAACATGAAGTTGATTTTATTATTTTAGCTGGCGACCTATTTGATGGAGAGGATCGCAGCATTCGTGCTCAAACACGCTTTCGCAAGCAAATTGAGAGGTTAGCCCAATATCAAATCCAAGTTTTTATTGTTCATGGTAATCATGACCATCTTTCTGGGAAATGGGCTAATATTCCATTGCCGACAAATGCTTATGTTTTTTCATCTAAAATAGAGCGGCAAATGTTCATCAATAAAGAAAAGGTAACAGCCGCACTTTATGGATTCAGTTATTCGCACCGCCATGTAACTGAAAGAAGAATTGACGATTACAACAAACAGGGCGAAGCTGATTTTCATATTGGGATTTTACATGGTAACTTCGAAGGATCCAGCGAACACGGTAACTATGCTCCGTTTACTCTAGCAGATTTGTACGAAAAGGAATTTGACTATTGGGCTTTAGGTCATATCCATAAAAGGACAGAGTTATCAGAAGAGCCTCCCATCATATACCCAGGAAATATTCAAGGGCGCCATCGTAAAGAAACAGGAGAAAAAGGCTGCTATTTGGTCACGATGTCTGAAACGGACAAAAACTTGGAGTTTATTCCGACAAGTGATTGTGTATGGCAGGAAATTGAAGTCGATGGCTCATCTGCACAAACGATTTCTGACCTTTATCAGCTTTGTCTGAAAGAAATAGATTCTATTCGTCGAGAAGGAATCGGAACTTTACTAACGATGAAGCTTGTTGGAGTCAAATTGTCAGCTCAAGAAAACGATCATCTTTCAAGTGGAGAGCTATTAGAAAGCTTACAGGGTGAGGAAGAAGATGAGAGATCGTTCGTGTGGCTAGTTGATTTATTAATAGAAGAAAACCAAAACTATGATCGTCTTCAACTGATGAAACAGGCTGACTTTTTTGAAGAACTATTTCAAGCGGTTGATACATATGAGTATTTTGATGAAAGTCTAGCACCATTATATCAGCATAATACAGTAAGAAAATATATTTCTAGATTACAGCAAGATGAGCTTAATCAATTAGTTTGTGAAGCGGAAAGCCTATTAGTCAAATTACTAAAAAAAGAGTAG
- a CDS encoding Cof-type HAD-IIB family hydrolase, producing MIYRLLALNIDGTLLQSNGKLHRSTKEAIEYVIQKGIYVTLVTSRSFPSASKVAQALKIPSMLVTHRGAYIGNAEDKQLLVKRIPEDVTYDLARFLEGFNCQIRIQHERYSLINKTKSNHNLLAKTVFSSGEPVLYAHQFVDSISETLASQKLAPPKMEVKFESIEDLQDAQEAISRMFTEIEVVVAAPLGLEFVPTGASKENGLIYLGECLGISRKEMVVIGADLDDIPMIEEAGLGVAMGNAPVAVKQAAHWVTRTQNEQGVAYMVMEHFRKQQPMSFLRKMNIIK from the coding sequence ATGATTTACCGCTTACTTGCTTTAAATATTGATGGGACACTTCTACAGTCTAACGGCAAACTTCATCGTTCGACTAAAGAGGCAATTGAATATGTTATCCAAAAAGGAATCTATGTTACGCTTGTCACATCACGGAGCTTTCCGTCTGCAAGTAAAGTTGCACAAGCACTAAAAATACCTTCTATGCTCGTTACACATCGTGGCGCTTATATTGGTAATGCAGAAGACAAACAATTACTTGTAAAAAGAATCCCAGAGGATGTCACTTATGATCTTGCTCGTTTTCTTGAAGGGTTTAATTGTCAAATACGGATTCAACATGAACGGTATTCGCTCATTAATAAAACAAAAAGCAATCATAACCTGTTAGCTAAAACAGTGTTCAGCTCTGGAGAACCAGTTTTGTATGCCCACCAATTTGTTGATAGCATCAGTGAAACGTTAGCTAGCCAAAAGTTGGCACCTCCCAAAATGGAGGTCAAATTCGAATCAATCGAGGATCTTCAAGATGCTCAAGAAGCCATTTCGCGAATGTTCACTGAAATTGAAGTGGTGGTTGCAGCACCTTTAGGCCTTGAATTTGTACCAACTGGTGCTTCAAAGGAAAATGGTTTGATCTATCTCGGTGAGTGTTTGGGTATATCTCGAAAAGAAATGGTTGTCATTGGAGCGGACCTGGACGATATTCCAATGATTGAGGAAGCCGGTTTAGGAGTCGCAATGGGAAATGCACCTGTTGCTGTAAAACAGGCGGCACATTGGGTGACCAGAACTCAGAACGAGCAAGGTGTAGCCTACATGGTAATGGAGCACTTTCGTAAGCAACAACCAATGTCCTTCCTTCGTAAAATGAATATAATAAAGTAA
- a CDS encoding YlbF family regulator — translation MAVNLYDAAYDLEKAIRQSDEYTRLTKMYDAVYADATARKMFEDFRNLQLKLQEKQMTGQEITQQEVDQAQQTVGIVQQNLKIAQLMEAEQQMSRVIADLNQLIMKPLEELYSSHQ, via the coding sequence ATGGCAGTTAATTTATATGATGCAGCTTATGATTTAGAGAAAGCCATTCGTCAAAGTGATGAATATACTCGTTTGACAAAAATGTATGATGCAGTTTATGCAGATGCTACAGCACGGAAAATGTTTGAAGACTTCCGTAACCTCCAATTAAAATTACAAGAAAAACAAATGACAGGCCAAGAAATTACACAACAAGAAGTGGACCAGGCACAACAGACCGTTGGAATTGTGCAACAAAATTTAAAGATTGCTCAATTAATGGAAGCTGAACAGCAAATGAGTAGAGTGATTGCTGACCTTAATCAACTAATTATGAAACCTCTTGAAGAATTATATAGTTCACATCAATAA
- a CDS encoding alpha/beta-type small acid-soluble spore protein, whose amino-acid sequence MSNRSNSSNNLLVPGVEQALDQMKYEIATEFGVQLGADTTSRANGSVGGEITKRLVSMAQQQLSGQF is encoded by the coding sequence ATGAGTAACCGTAGCAATTCCTCAAACAATTTACTTGTACCTGGTGTAGAGCAAGCACTAGACCAAATGAAGTATGAAATCGCAACTGAATTTGGTGTTCAATTAGGTGCTGACACAACTTCTCGTGCCAATGGAAGCGTTGGTGGAGAAATTACGAAACGTTTAGTTTCAATGGCTCAACAACAACTTAGCGGCCAGTTCTAA
- a CDS encoding ATP-binding protein, translated as MVINEIHIYGYGKLENYIVRNLENTTIFYGKNEAGKSTIMSFIHSILFGFPTKAQVDLRYEPKKHAKYGGQLVVTLPQGKAVIERVRGKATGDVKVVLEDGTQGGEELLQQLLSHMDKALYQSIFSFNLHGLQNVQQMKNEDLGKFLFSTGALGTDRLLLAEATIKKELDSRYKPNGKKPLINEKIAEIKGLHQELKKAEQQNDQYWQYVEEKDGLEWTVKTLNIDLVNKQNMFTRVKEWKRYLPLMNEQHSLKEEWDKIAHRRFPEEGMKLFEELKQTQFSCEQKINTIVQKIQELQAEIKSIHPNEELLATELEIQTAVENLPLYEQLTQEYQQTKLQLADIDQEMIELQQKLHIKMDDDIILKSNTSFIMKEKTAAAWREAARLLEKKEALDNQFYQTKRELEGLEEQLHSLNNKLLSPNEREELQRQKNLAESRKLNERGLAELQNQFQRLNHLAAEEAKQNKTQHTQTVIGMLVFSILFLILAAWSFFEQQWIVLAISGAGLLYVILVQSKKPSIKQSTYRNELNALKLKEKNWTDENSPSNTESTYSLDQRLESDQTNREQERILRMKWEQKNDQYEKILEAYEQWEMDSRVNKVLLDELGRDLGVPTDFSQHFIYDAFLLVEKLKSAVLQKQKWRKKLDHVQSEIVQIETRLKDLARKFLDTENNQLFSVAYQLKEQLKNEQKKQILHYEKGQILVGFEEDEKLLQAEYEGYLSRLKQLFTMAGVDTEEDFMEAGKLATRKKAVSDRLKQIENQLSLSGIGQDDQQQFYSINVEQQLTELQIEQSALQDQLSSTQERLAEVKYQIAILEDGGTYAELLHQYRLKQSELNTEAKSWAKFAVAQHLLNHAVDKYKNERLPKMIKKAESFLRELTDDQYIRIHTQQVGSSFLIESRDHLFYEPRELSQATSEQIYVSIRLALATTLYEKYQFPIIIDDSFVNFDQHRTQKVIRLLGRLKGHQILFFTCHQHLLQYFTKGKLITMGEYDSSMERVKVK; from the coding sequence CTGGTTATCAATGAAATTCATATTTACGGTTATGGTAAATTAGAAAATTATATTGTGCGGAATTTAGAAAATACAACTATTTTTTATGGAAAAAATGAAGCAGGAAAATCAACAATCATGTCCTTTATTCATAGCATCTTATTTGGATTTCCAACGAAAGCCCAAGTAGATTTACGTTATGAACCAAAGAAGCATGCTAAATATGGAGGTCAGCTCGTGGTCACCCTTCCACAGGGAAAAGCAGTAATTGAACGGGTGAGAGGGAAAGCCACTGGAGATGTCAAAGTGGTGCTTGAGGATGGAACACAAGGTGGAGAAGAACTACTGCAACAGCTATTGTCACACATGGATAAAGCTTTGTACCAATCTATTTTCTCGTTTAATCTTCATGGTTTACAAAATGTGCAGCAAATGAAAAACGAAGATTTAGGTAAATTCCTATTCTCAACAGGTGCATTAGGAACAGATCGGCTGTTATTAGCAGAAGCTACAATCAAAAAGGAATTAGATTCCCGCTATAAACCAAATGGAAAAAAACCATTAATAAATGAAAAAATCGCCGAGATAAAAGGACTGCATCAAGAACTTAAGAAGGCTGAACAGCAAAATGACCAGTATTGGCAATATGTTGAGGAAAAAGACGGGCTAGAGTGGACCGTCAAAACGCTTAATATTGATTTAGTAAATAAACAAAATATGTTCACAAGGGTGAAAGAATGGAAACGCTATTTGCCATTAATGAATGAACAACATTCTTTAAAAGAGGAATGGGATAAAATAGCTCATAGAAGATTTCCTGAGGAAGGAATGAAACTCTTTGAAGAACTAAAGCAAACTCAGTTTTCCTGTGAACAAAAAATAAATACCATCGTTCAAAAAATACAAGAATTACAGGCCGAAATCAAGTCGATACATCCTAATGAAGAGCTATTGGCAACTGAGTTGGAGATCCAAACCGCTGTTGAAAATTTACCATTGTATGAGCAATTAACACAGGAATACCAACAAACAAAGCTGCAATTAGCGGACATCGACCAGGAAATGATTGAATTACAGCAAAAGCTTCATATCAAAATGGATGATGACATAATCCTAAAAAGCAATACAAGCTTTATAATGAAGGAAAAAACTGCTGCCGCCTGGAGAGAGGCAGCACGATTATTAGAGAAAAAAGAGGCGCTTGATAACCAATTTTATCAAACAAAGCGGGAGCTGGAGGGATTAGAGGAGCAGCTTCACAGCTTAAACAATAAACTATTGTCGCCAAATGAACGAGAGGAATTGCAACGCCAAAAAAATTTGGCTGAAAGTCGGAAACTAAATGAACGTGGTTTAGCAGAACTTCAAAATCAATTTCAGAGACTTAATCATTTAGCAGCGGAGGAAGCAAAACAAAATAAGACGCAGCATACTCAAACAGTCATTGGGATGTTGGTATTTAGCATCTTGTTTCTGATCCTTGCAGCTTGGAGTTTTTTCGAACAGCAATGGATCGTTTTAGCAATTTCAGGTGCCGGGTTACTATATGTTATTTTGGTTCAAAGTAAGAAACCATCAATAAAGCAGAGTACTTATCGAAATGAGCTAAACGCGCTTAAGTTAAAAGAAAAAAATTGGACAGATGAGAACAGCCCTTCGAATACCGAAAGCACTTATTCGCTTGATCAAAGGCTGGAATCTGATCAAACGAATAGAGAACAAGAGCGAATCCTTAGGATGAAATGGGAGCAAAAAAATGACCAATATGAAAAAATCCTTGAAGCCTATGAACAATGGGAAATGGATTCACGAGTCAACAAAGTACTGCTTGATGAGCTAGGGCGGGATTTAGGTGTTCCAACTGACTTTTCACAACATTTTATTTATGATGCGTTTTTACTAGTCGAAAAACTAAAAAGCGCCGTGCTTCAAAAGCAAAAATGGCGAAAAAAGCTTGATCATGTCCAAAGTGAAATAGTCCAAATTGAAACTAGGTTAAAAGACTTGGCACGGAAATTTCTAGATACAGAAAATAATCAATTATTCAGCGTAGCCTATCAATTGAAGGAACAATTAAAAAACGAGCAGAAAAAGCAAATTCTTCATTATGAAAAAGGGCAAATACTTGTTGGATTTGAGGAAGATGAAAAGCTATTACAAGCCGAATATGAAGGATATTTAAGTCGATTAAAACAGTTATTTACTATGGCTGGTGTTGATACGGAAGAAGACTTTATGGAAGCGGGCAAGTTGGCAACAAGAAAAAAGGCAGTAAGTGACAGATTGAAGCAGATTGAAAATCAATTGTCATTATCGGGGATTGGACAGGATGATCAACAACAGTTTTATAGCATCAATGTGGAACAGCAACTGACAGAGCTACAAATTGAACAGTCTGCTCTACAAGATCAGTTAAGCTCGACCCAGGAACGGTTAGCAGAAGTAAAATATCAAATTGCCATTTTAGAAGATGGAGGAACCTATGCAGAGCTTCTTCACCAATACCGTCTTAAACAGTCGGAATTGAATACAGAGGCAAAAAGCTGGGCTAAGTTTGCGGTCGCTCAGCATCTATTAAATCACGCTGTTGATAAATACAAAAATGAACGACTTCCAAAAATGATCAAAAAGGCTGAGAGCTTTTTACGTGAATTAACAGATGATCAATATATTCGGATTCATACACAACAAGTGGGAAGCAGCTTCCTAATCGAAAGTCGAGACCATCTTTTTTATGAGCCAAGAGAGCTGAGCCAAGCGACTTCTGAACAAATCTATGTATCAATAAGATTAGCCTTAGCAACAACACTTTACGAAAAGTATCAGTTTCCAATTATCATTGATGATAGCTTTGTTAATTTTGACCAACATCGGACTCAGAAGGTGATTAGGTTGTTAGGTCGATTAAAAGGGCATCAAATTTTATTTTTCACCTGTCATCAACATTTACTCCAATATTTTACTAAAGGAAAGCTCATTACTATGGGGGAGTACGATTCTAGCATGGAACGAGTAAAGGTTAAGTAG
- a CDS encoding peptidylprolyl isomerase, giving the protein MKKWILSLSLAAGVIGLTACGGGDSATVAKTDAGDITKDELYDAMKEQYGESVLQELLYTKVLSKNYKVTDDELDKKVKEIKDQAGESFEMLLAQNGLKDEKELRELLKPQLLIEKAGLKEVKATEKEMKDYYANLKPEIKARHILVDSEEKAKEVKSKLDGGAKFEDLAKEYSTDPGSKDKGGDLGWFGAGAMVAEFENAAYALKVNEISAPVKSENGWHIIQVTDKKEKKKYEDMKKEIEYQVKVAKLDSTTVQTVIDKELKAANVKIEDKDLEGAVTHGTTSTEN; this is encoded by the coding sequence ATGAAAAAATGGATATTATCCCTTTCCTTAGCTGCTGGGGTTATTGGATTAACAGCCTGCGGAGGTGGCGACTCAGCTACAGTCGCAAAAACAGACGCTGGAGACATTACGAAGGACGAGCTCTATGATGCAATGAAAGAACAGTATGGAGAATCCGTTCTACAAGAGCTGTTATACACAAAAGTCCTATCTAAAAATTACAAAGTAACGGATGATGAATTAGATAAAAAAGTTAAAGAAATTAAAGACCAAGCGGGTGAAAGCTTCGAGATGCTTCTTGCCCAAAATGGACTTAAAGATGAAAAAGAACTTAGAGAATTGTTAAAGCCACAGCTTTTAATTGAAAAAGCTGGTTTAAAGGAAGTTAAAGCAACAGAAAAGGAAATGAAAGATTACTACGCAAACCTTAAGCCTGAAATTAAAGCTCGACACATTCTTGTAGATAGTGAAGAAAAAGCGAAAGAAGTAAAGAGCAAGCTTGATGGTGGTGCTAAATTTGAAGATTTAGCTAAAGAATATTCTACAGACCCAGGTTCAAAGGATAAAGGTGGAGACCTAGGCTGGTTTGGTGCAGGTGCGATGGTAGCGGAATTTGAAAACGCAGCCTATGCTCTAAAAGTTAATGAAATCAGTGCGCCTGTAAAATCAGAGAACGGCTGGCACATCATCCAAGTGACAGATAAAAAGGAAAAGAAAAAATACGAAGATATGAAAAAAGAAATTGAATATCAAGTTAAGGTTGCTAAGTTAGATAGCACAACGGTTCAAACTGTAATTGATAAAGAACTTAAAGCAGCAAATGTAAAGATTGAAGATAAGGATCTTGAAGGCGCTGTAACTCACGGCACTACTTCTACAGAGAATTGA